A genomic region of Plasmodium malariae genome assembly, chromosome: 14 contains the following coding sequences:
- the PmUG01_14073800 gene encoding hydroxyethylthiazole kinase, putative, whose product MNKYNFFTKVRFFSSLTKINNVKDYQDKIIECIEKVKIENPLVHCITNRVTTEKIANSLLAFGASPAMIDNPKEVDEFSQIASCTYFNLGLHTSQVDNINVLEKLRKEKMKENFILIIDPIAVGATQYRTNIINEVITKCKPNVIKGNIAEIFYLDKGEFFGKGVDSNNNTTYNELEIINSARNVALKYNCTVVVTSKSDIIVSSCSKYITKINCDLKILTKITGSGCSVGALCAAATSVLPNNPFIACTTATLIYKLASFKAYKKETNPGSLSCKIIDDIYFYSNNPHFLNFQIMDIYKET is encoded by the coding sequence atgaataagtataatttttttacgaaAGTAAGATTCTTTTCCTCACTGACTAAGATTAACAATGTTAAAGACTACCAAGATAAGATAATTGAATGCATAGAGAAAGTAAAGATAGAAAATCCACTGGTGCATTGTATAACTAATAGAGTAACTACAGAAAAGATAGCAAATAGTTTGCTAGCATTTGGTGCGTCTCCTGCTATGATAGACAACCCAAAAGAAGTAGATGAGTTTTCACAAATAGCCTCTTGTACGTACTTTAACTTAGGTTTACACACAAGTCAAGTAGATAATATAAACgtattagaaaaattaaggaaagaaaagatgaaggaaaattttattttaataatcgATCCAATAGCCGTTGGTGCAACACAGTACAGAACGAATATCATCAATGAGGTTATTACCAAATGCAAACCAAATGTCATTAAAGGAAATATTGctgaaatattttacttagACAAAGGAGAATTTTTTGGAAAAGGAGTAgatagtaacaataatacaACGTATAACGAAttagaaataattaatagTGCAAGAAATGTagctttaaaatataattgtacTGTTGTTGTTACATCCAAATCTGATATAATTGTTAGTTCatgttcaaaatatataactaaaattAATTGTGATTTAAAAATTCTGACAAAAATTACCGGTTCAGGTTGTTCAGTTGGTGCTCTTTGTGCTGCTGCAACTTCTGTTTTACCTAATAATCCATTCATAGCATGTACAACAGCAACCCTAATTTATAAACTAGCCTCTTTTAAAGCATACAAGAAAGAAACTAACCCTGGTTCGTTGAGTTGTAAAATTATAgatgatatttatttttattcgaATAATCcgcattttttaaattttcaaataatggATATTTATAAGGAAACTTAA
- the GyrB gene encoding DNA gyrase subunit B, putative, with translation MNIEFIKSFAILIFLVKDFLLHTEGKAQSSRGSKYLRWWNFCKKKLNKEEESDPSFEYDVRFSKRKLAKKRIDCFLKNYKRFDNLKGRVLLKYNNNRNFRCMNYDAKDIVILEGLEAVRKRPGMYIGNTDTKGLHQLLFEIIDNSVDEYNNFECNEIKLVIHNDESVTIEDNGRGIPCDIHEKTKKSALETVLTVLHSGAKFFDDDSEMQEGEAHRKKTDADSEGGENKNILIHERLKANVTNKGKTNNSDGSNKAEEKKGKIVTKENLQKYKYSSGLHGVGLSVANALSSFMKVKVFRNNKMYSIELEKGKVKKELSVCNCPINKRGTQIHYKPDSTIFKNTIKHNSELIKNRIHQLAYLNDKLTFYFYDERSANEAASVPLKGIKSNDGLNDKKKDNACDPKDETCETNNENRNMLNGSRSYDNTCGGIKPTHEEPIGDYNKLNFYNYEIIKHERGLNEYIENLTKSKTNLFKDSNKVISITCFQKNIYIDLRMKWSINQYNENIISFVNNVNTIDGGTHVDALKYAISKSVNFNIKKNEATKNFVNIPGEYIREGLTAILSIKMINPEFEGQTKSKLGSYCLKSVLENIIFEKLSEIFDFEPNLLNTIYMKALQAKISDEEAKAARDMIRSKNSQHYSTVLPGKLVDCISDDISRNEIFIVEGDSAAGSAKQARNREIQAILPLKGKILNVEKIKNNKRIFENTELKSLITAIGLSVNCHINKSTRASTNILNKGKKDIKKKYDLRSGRNDNILSSSSRSSSILNKKKNTLFDSPLRYGKIIIMTDADVDGEHIRILLLTFLYRFQKEIIENGNVYVACPPLYKITYNKFFDDSIKQIVTKQFNITAKNSRYIIHTYSDEELSALLALLDKDKASASFEKKNRATTTSSSTSITTTTVSSTFENATSSIEKEMDDNYNHTPLFSCKQMDEEKNANDIPLLGHNSGNINESNTDALVNNKTLFTFSKKYEIQRFKGLGEMMADQLWNTTMNPRVRKLIRVTVNDAIKANNMINSLMGEDSKLRKDFILEYSNSVSV, from the coding sequence atgaatatagaATTTATCAAATCGTTTGCCATTTTGATATTTCTTGTAAAAGATTTTTTGCTGCATACTGAAGGAAAGGCGCAATCTTCAAGAGGTTCGAAGTACTTGAGATGGTGGAATTTctgtaaaaaaaagttaaataaagaagaagagAGTGATCCTTCTTTTGAGTATGACGTGCGGTTTTCAAAAAGAAAGTTAGccaaaaaaagaatagaTTGTTTCTTAAAAAACTACAAACGATTTGACAATTTAAAAGGAAgggtattattaaaatataataataatcgcAATTTTCGTTGTATGAATTATGATGCAAAAGACATAGTAATTTTAGAGGGTCTTGAAGCCGTAAGAAAGAGACCTGGGATGTATATAGGTAATACAGACACGAAAGGGTTACACCAATTGTTATTTGAAATTATTGATAATTCGGTTGATGAATATAACAACTTCGAATGCAATGAAATTAAACTTGTAATTCATAATGATGAAAGTGTAACTATAGAAGATAATGGAAGGGGTATACCATGTGATATCCATGAGAAAACGAAGAAGTCAGCACTGGAAACAGTCTTGACGGTATTACATTCCGGTGCAAAATTTTTCGATGATGACTCAGAGATGCAAGAAGGGGAAGCACACAGAAAAAAGACAGATGCAGATTCTGAAGGGGGGGAAAATAAGAACATTCTGATACATGAAAGGTTAAAAGCAAATGTAACCAATAAGGGAAAAACTAACAACAGTGATGGTAGTAACAAGGCAGAGGAAAAGAAGGGGAAAATAGTAACGAAAGAAAATctgcaaaaatataaatactcCTCAGGTCTGCATGGTGTTGGTTTATCTGTTGCTAATGCGTTAAGCAGTTTTATGAAAGTAAAAGTTTtcagaaataataaaatgtatagtatagaattagaaaaaggaaaagttaaaaaagaattaagtGTATGTAACTGCCCAATAAATAAAAGGGGAACACAGATACACTATAAACCTGATAGcaccatttttaaaaataccaTAAAACATAATAGTGAATTGATTAAAAATAGGATTCACCAGTTGGCATATTTGAATGACAAACttaccttttatttttatgacgAAAGGAGTGCAAACGAAGCAGCTTCTGTTCCTCTGAAAGGAATTAAATCTAATGATGGATTaaacgataaaaaaaaagataatgcATGTGATCCGAAGGACGAAACGTGTGAAACTAATAATGAGAACAGGAACATGTTAAATGGATCCAGAAGTTATGACAATACTTGTGGAGGTATAAAACCAACACATGAAGAACCAATTGGTGATTACAACAAACTGAATTTTTACAACtacgaaataataaaacatgaGAGAGggttaaatgaatatatagaaaatttaacaaaaagcaaaactaatttatttaaagataGTAATAAAGTAATAAGTATAACATgctttcaaaaaaatatatatatagatttaAGAATGAAATGGTCTATTAAccaatataatgaaaatattatcagctttgtaaataatgtaaatacaaTAGATGGTGGTACACATGTTGATGCACTGAAATATGCAATTAGTAAAAgtgtaaattttaatattaaaaaaaatgaagcaacaaagaattttgttaatataccTGGTGAATATATACGAGAAGGGTTAACAGCTATTTTATCcattaaaatgataaatcCAGAATTTGAAGGTCAGACGAAAAGTAAGCTAGGTTCCTATTGTTTGAAGTCAGTActggaaaatataatttttgaaaagttATCCGAAATTTTTGATTTTGAACCAAATTTATTGAACACTATTTATATGAAAGCATTGCAAGCAAAAATCAGTGATGAAGAAGCTAAGGCAGCGAGAGATATGATACGATCAAAGAATAGTCAACATTATTCAACAGTTTTACCGGGTAAGTTAGTAGACTGTATCAGTGACGATATAAGCagaaatgaaatttttattgtagAAGGGGATAGTGCTGCAGGTAGCGCAAAACAGGCACGAAATAGAGAAATTCAAGCTATACTTCCtttaaaaggtaaaatattgaatgtggaaaaaattaaaaataataagaggATATTCGAAAATACTGAACTAAAGTCTCTTATTACAGCTATTGGTTTGAGTGTAAATTGTCATATCAACAAGAGTACCAGAGCAAGtactaatattttaaataaggggaaaaaagatataaagaaaaaatacgaTTTAAGGAGTGGCAGAAATGACAATATACTGTCCAGCAGTTCGCGTAGTAGCTctatattaaacaaaaagaaaaataccCTTTTTGACAGCCCCTTGAGATAtgggaaaataataattatgactGATGCAGATGTAGATGGAgaacatatacgtatattgCTCCTAACCTTTTTGTATAGATTCCAAAAGgaaattatagaaaatgGAAATGTGTATGTTGCGTGCCCACCGTTGTACAAAATTACGTATAACAAGTTTTTCGATGATTctataaaacaaattgttACAAAACAATTTAATATTACTGCAAAAAATTCaagatatattattcataccTATTCAGACGAAGAATTAAGCGCCCTATTGGCGTTATTGGATAAGGACAAAGCATCCGCTTCTTTCGAGAAGAAAAATAGGGCGACTACAACTAGTTCTAGTACTTccattactactactactgtcAGTTCTACTTTTGAGAATGCTACTTCAAGTATAGAGAAAGAGATGGATGATAATTATAACCACACACCACTTTTTTCATGTAAGCAAATGGACGAGGAAAAAAATGCCAATGACATACCCCTACTTGGACACAACAGTGGCAATATTAATGAAAGTAATACCGACGCACTCGTCAATAATAAAACGCTATTTACTTTTTCGAAGAAATATGAGATACAAAGATTTAAAGGGTTAGGCGAAATGATGGCCGATCAACTGTGGAATACAACAATGAATCCACGAGTGAGGAAACTAATACGGGTAACAGTGAATGATGCTATAAAAGCGaataatatgataaattCCCTCATGGGAGAGGATTCTAAATTGCGCAAAGATTTTATTCTAGAATATTCAAATTCAGTATCAGTGTAA